A single window of Gossypium arboreum isolate Shixiya-1 chromosome 13, ASM2569848v2, whole genome shotgun sequence DNA harbors:
- the LOC108463075 gene encoding fructose-bisphosphate aldolase, cytoplasmic isozyme 1 yields MSAFVGKYAEELIKNAKYIATPGKGILAADESTGTIGKRLSSINVENIESNRQALRELLFTSPNALSCLSGVILFEETLYQKTSDGKPFVEILEENNVIPGIKVDKGTVEIAGTNGETTAQGFDSLGARCQQYYKAGARFAKWRAVLKIGPNEPSELAIQQNAQGLARYAIICQENGLVPIVEPEVLTDGPHDIKKCAAVTETVLAAVYKALNDHHVLLEGTLLKPNMVTPGSDSLKEAPEVIAQYTVTALRRTVPPAVPGIVFLSGGQSEEEATQNLDAMNKLEVLKPWTLSFSFGRALQQSTLKTWAGKKANVGKAQEAFLSRCKANSEATLGKYSGGSAGGLASESLFVKGYKY; encoded by the exons ATGTCGGCTTTTGTTGGCAAGTATGCAG AGGAGTTGATCAAGAACGCCAAGTACATCGCCACGCCAGGCAAAGGTATTTTGGCGGCGGACGAGAGCACAGGCACCATCGGGAAGCGTCTCTCGAGCATCAACGTCGAGAACATCGAGTCCAATCGCCAAGCCCTCCGCGAGCTCCTTTTCACCTCTCCCAACGCATTATCCTGCCTCTCCGGTGTCATTCTTTTCGAGGAAACACTTTACCAGAAAACCTCTGACGGGAAACCCTTCGTTGAAATCCTCGAAGAGAACAATGTCATTCCAGGTATCAAGGTCGATAAGGGCACCGTTGAGATAGCCGGCACCAATGGCGAGACCACTGCTCAAGGGTTCGACTCCTTGGGTGCGCGTTGTCAGCAATACTATAAAGCTGGTGCGCGTTTCGCCAAATGGCGTGCAGTGCTCAAGATCGGTCCCAACGAGCCATCCGAGTTGGCTATCCAGCAGAACGCGCAGGGGTTGGCTCGTTATGCCATCATTTGTCAGGAAAATGGGCTCGTCCCCATTGTTGAGCCTGAGGTGCTAACTGATGGCCCTCATGATATTAAAAAATGTGCCGCTGTCACTGAAACCGTGCTTGCCGCTGTTTACAAGGCGCTGAATGATCACCATGTTTTACTCGAGGGCACCCTTTTGAAGCCCAACATGGTCACTCCAGGTTCTGACAGCCTAAAG GAGGCACCAGAGGTGATTGCGCAATACACAGTAACCGCACTTCGCCGAACCGTTCCACCAGCAGTGCCAGGGATTGTGTTCTTATCAGGAGGCCAAAGCGAGGAAGAGGCGACGCAGAATCTGGATGCGATGAACAAACTGGAAGTGTTGAAGCCATGGACGCTGTCGTTCTCGTTCGGGCGAGCCCTGCAACAGAGCACGCTTAAGACATGGGCGGGGAAGAAGGCGAATGTTGGGAAAGCGCAAGAAGCGTTTTTATCGAGATGCAAAGCGAATTCGGAGGCCACGCTGGGGAAATACAGCGGAGGCAGTGCGGGTGGATTGGCTTCAGAGAGCTTGTTTGTTAAGGGTTACAAGTATTAA
- the LOC108461092 gene encoding uridine kinase-like protein 3 isoform X2 — protein sequence MCQDSFYHKLTEEELATVHEYNFDHPDSFDTEKLLDSMENLRHGQAVDIPNYDFKSYKNSVFPARRVNPSDVIILEGILIFHDPRVRELMNMKIFVDTDADVRLARRIRRDTVEKGRDIGVVLDQYSKFVKSAFDDFILPTKKYADIIIPRGGDNHVAIDLIVQHIRTKLGQHDLCKIYPNLYVIQSTFQIRGMHTLIRDSQTTKHDFVFYADRLIRLVVEHGLGHLPFTEKQVITPTGSVYTGVDFCKRLCGVSIIRSGESMENALRACCKGIKIGKILIHREGEDNGQQLIYEKLPQDISERHVLLLDPILGTGNTAVKAISLLIRKGVPESNIIFLNLISAPQGVHVVCKSFPRVKIVTSEIDIGLNKEFRVIPGMGEFGDRYFGTDDDDLQVVPPSQ from the exons ATGTGCCAGGATTCCTTTTATCACAAACTCACTGAAGAGGAACTTGCAACAGTTCATGAATACAACTTTGACCATCCTG ATTCATTTGATACAGAGAAATTATTAGATTCTATGGAGAACTTGAGGCATGGTCAAGCCGTAGATATTCCTAATTATGATTTCAAGAGTTATAAGAACAGTGTTTTTCCGGCAAGAAGG GTTAATCCTTCGGATGTTATAATCTTGGAAGGGATACTCATTTTTCATGACCCTCGTGTCCGAGAGTTGATGAACATGAAAATATTTGTTGATACAG ATGCTGATGTACGATTGGCAAGAAGAATAAGGCGTGACACCGTTGAGAAGGGCAGAGATATTGGTGTTGTCCTTGATCAG TATTCAAAATTTGTGAAGTCCGCTTTCGATGACTTTATACTTCCAACAAAGAAGTATGCAGATATTATCATTCCCCGCGGAGGGGACAATCATGTAGCAATTGATTTGATTGTGCAACATATTAGGACAAAGCTTGGCCAGCATGATCTCTGTAAAATCTACCCAAACCTATATGTCATTCAATCAACTTTTCag ATACGAGGCATGCATACCCTCATTCGTGACTCTCAAACAACGAAACATGACTTTGTTTTTTATGCTGATAGGTTGATTCGTCTG GTTGTtgaacatgggctgggacatCTGCCATTTACAGAAAAGCAGGTGATCACTCCAACTG GGTCTGTATATACTGGTGTGGATTTCTGTAAGAGGTTATGCGGTGTATCAATTATTAGAAG TGGTGAGAGTATGGAGAATGCTTTGCGAGCATGTTGCAAAGGGATCAAGATTGGCAAGATTCTTATTCATAGGGAAGGTGAGGACAACGGTCAGCAG CTTATTTATGAAAAATTACCACAAGACATCTCAGAAAGGCATGTGCTGCTACTGGATCCTATTCTCGGCACGG GCAATACAGCTGTCAAAGCTATTTCATTACTTATAAGAAAGGGTGTACCGGAATCCAACATCATATTTCTCAATCTCATATCC GCACCTCAGGGTGTACATGTGGTGTGCAAAAGCTTCCCAAGAGTAAAGATTGTGACATCTGAGATTGATATTGGTTTAAACAAAGAATTCCGTGTTATCCCTGGTATGGGTGAGTTCGGGGACCGATATTTTGGAACGGATGATGATGACCTACAAGTGGTGCCCCCTTCTCAATAG
- the LOC108461092 gene encoding uridine kinase-like protein 3 isoform X1, with protein sequence MDSKSVEDMIEGSSGFHFSGFHMDGSKLNNIEKPTTTLAIENVHKQPFIIGVAGGAASGKTTVCDMIIQQLHDQRVVLVNQDSFYHKLTEEELATVHEYNFDHPDSFDTEKLLDSMENLRHGQAVDIPNYDFKSYKNSVFPARRVNPSDVIILEGILIFHDPRVRELMNMKIFVDTDADVRLARRIRRDTVEKGRDIGVVLDQYSKFVKSAFDDFILPTKKYADIIIPRGGDNHVAIDLIVQHIRTKLGQHDLCKIYPNLYVIQSTFQIRGMHTLIRDSQTTKHDFVFYADRLIRLVVEHGLGHLPFTEKQVITPTGSVYTGVDFCKRLCGVSIIRSGESMENALRACCKGIKIGKILIHREGEDNGQQLIYEKLPQDISERHVLLLDPILGTGNTAVKAISLLIRKGVPESNIIFLNLISAPQGVHVVCKSFPRVKIVTSEIDIGLNKEFRVIPGMGEFGDRYFGTDDDDLQVVPPSQ encoded by the exons ATGGATTCTAAATCAGTTGAGGATATGATAGAGGGCTCGTCAGGGTTCCATTTTTCTGGGTTCCATATGGATGGTTCGAAGTTAAACAATATTGAGAAGCCTACAACCACATTGGCTATTGAAAATGTGCATAAGCAGCCTTTTATTATTG GAGTTGCTGGGGGAGCAGCATCTGGTAAGACTACAGTCTGCGATATGATTATTCAGCAACTTCATGATCAGCGTGTAGTATTAGTTAATCAG GATTCCTTTTATCACAAACTCACTGAAGAGGAACTTGCAACAGTTCATGAATACAACTTTGACCATCCTG ATTCATTTGATACAGAGAAATTATTAGATTCTATGGAGAACTTGAGGCATGGTCAAGCCGTAGATATTCCTAATTATGATTTCAAGAGTTATAAGAACAGTGTTTTTCCGGCAAGAAGG GTTAATCCTTCGGATGTTATAATCTTGGAAGGGATACTCATTTTTCATGACCCTCGTGTCCGAGAGTTGATGAACATGAAAATATTTGTTGATACAG ATGCTGATGTACGATTGGCAAGAAGAATAAGGCGTGACACCGTTGAGAAGGGCAGAGATATTGGTGTTGTCCTTGATCAG TATTCAAAATTTGTGAAGTCCGCTTTCGATGACTTTATACTTCCAACAAAGAAGTATGCAGATATTATCATTCCCCGCGGAGGGGACAATCATGTAGCAATTGATTTGATTGTGCAACATATTAGGACAAAGCTTGGCCAGCATGATCTCTGTAAAATCTACCCAAACCTATATGTCATTCAATCAACTTTTCag ATACGAGGCATGCATACCCTCATTCGTGACTCTCAAACAACGAAACATGACTTTGTTTTTTATGCTGATAGGTTGATTCGTCTG GTTGTtgaacatgggctgggacatCTGCCATTTACAGAAAAGCAGGTGATCACTCCAACTG GGTCTGTATATACTGGTGTGGATTTCTGTAAGAGGTTATGCGGTGTATCAATTATTAGAAG TGGTGAGAGTATGGAGAATGCTTTGCGAGCATGTTGCAAAGGGATCAAGATTGGCAAGATTCTTATTCATAGGGAAGGTGAGGACAACGGTCAGCAG CTTATTTATGAAAAATTACCACAAGACATCTCAGAAAGGCATGTGCTGCTACTGGATCCTATTCTCGGCACGG GCAATACAGCTGTCAAAGCTATTTCATTACTTATAAGAAAGGGTGTACCGGAATCCAACATCATATTTCTCAATCTCATATCC GCACCTCAGGGTGTACATGTGGTGTGCAAAAGCTTCCCAAGAGTAAAGATTGTGACATCTGAGATTGATATTGGTTTAAACAAAGAATTCCGTGTTATCCCTGGTATGGGTGAGTTCGGGGACCGATATTTTGGAACGGATGATGATGACCTACAAGTGGTGCCCCCTTCTCAATAG
- the LOC108461092 gene encoding uridine kinase-like protein 3 isoform X3, producing the protein MDSKSVEDMIEGSSGFHFSGFHMDGSKLNNIEKPTTTLAIENVHKQPFIIGVAGGAASGKTTVCDMIIQQLHDQRVVLVNQDSFYHKLTEEELATVHEYNFDHPDSFDTEKLLDSMENLRHGQAVDIPNYDFKSYKNSVFPARRVNPSDVIILEGILIFHDPRVRELMNMKIFVDTDADVRLARRIRRDTVEKGRDIGVVLDQYSKFVKSAFDDFILPTKKYADIIIPRGGDNHVAIDLIVQHIRTKLGQHDLCKIYPNLYVIQSTFQIRGMHTLIRDSQTTKHDFVFYADRLIRLVVEHGLGHLPFTEKQGLYILVWISVRGYAVYQLLEVVRVWRMLCEHVAKGSRLARFLFIGKVRTTVSSLFMKNYHKTSQKGMCCYWILFSARAIQLSKLFHYL; encoded by the exons ATGGATTCTAAATCAGTTGAGGATATGATAGAGGGCTCGTCAGGGTTCCATTTTTCTGGGTTCCATATGGATGGTTCGAAGTTAAACAATATTGAGAAGCCTACAACCACATTGGCTATTGAAAATGTGCATAAGCAGCCTTTTATTATTG GAGTTGCTGGGGGAGCAGCATCTGGTAAGACTACAGTCTGCGATATGATTATTCAGCAACTTCATGATCAGCGTGTAGTATTAGTTAATCAG GATTCCTTTTATCACAAACTCACTGAAGAGGAACTTGCAACAGTTCATGAATACAACTTTGACCATCCTG ATTCATTTGATACAGAGAAATTATTAGATTCTATGGAGAACTTGAGGCATGGTCAAGCCGTAGATATTCCTAATTATGATTTCAAGAGTTATAAGAACAGTGTTTTTCCGGCAAGAAGG GTTAATCCTTCGGATGTTATAATCTTGGAAGGGATACTCATTTTTCATGACCCTCGTGTCCGAGAGTTGATGAACATGAAAATATTTGTTGATACAG ATGCTGATGTACGATTGGCAAGAAGAATAAGGCGTGACACCGTTGAGAAGGGCAGAGATATTGGTGTTGTCCTTGATCAG TATTCAAAATTTGTGAAGTCCGCTTTCGATGACTTTATACTTCCAACAAAGAAGTATGCAGATATTATCATTCCCCGCGGAGGGGACAATCATGTAGCAATTGATTTGATTGTGCAACATATTAGGACAAAGCTTGGCCAGCATGATCTCTGTAAAATCTACCCAAACCTATATGTCATTCAATCAACTTTTCag ATACGAGGCATGCATACCCTCATTCGTGACTCTCAAACAACGAAACATGACTTTGTTTTTTATGCTGATAGGTTGATTCGTCTG GTTGTtgaacatgggctgggacatCTGCCATTTACAGAAAAGCAG GGTCTGTATATACTGGTGTGGATTTCTGTAAGAGGTTATGCGGTGTATCAATTATTAGAAG TGGTGAGAGTATGGAGAATGCTTTGCGAGCATGTTGCAAAGGGATCAAGATTGGCAAGATTCTTATTCATAGGGAAGGTGAGGACAACGGTCAGCAG CTTATTTATGAAAAATTACCACAAGACATCTCAGAAAGGCATGTGCTGCTACTGGATCCTATTCTCGGCACGG GCAATACAGCTGTCAAAGCTATTTCATTACTTATAA